In the Candidatus Saccharimonas aalborgensis genome, one interval contains:
- a CDS encoding DMT family transporter produces the protein MQTNRVRRGILALIVLTAIYGITAVMARFFSDSIGLFEQWYIRFSIALVLMVVVFHRKIRFAYLFQVSRREHILVAVRGLLGFVVAAGLYALSTQYASIASVAVMQVIPTTALFGWLILRETMTTRKFSLIFLAFVGALLVASRSGVSLSFGYGELLSLASGALFSLTFVFRKLQTGELNNHELAFATTAYGVMGNYIMAVLITHSVLPSNSISPMLWVLLLGAGVLSVGMSLLSNYGFEHVKATTASIILDMELVFGLIFGYLFYREWLTPQQFVGTIIILIATITMTYLESRKTVVCPSPE, from the coding sequence GTGCAGACGAATAGGGTAAGAAGGGGCATATTGGCATTGATCGTATTGACAGCGATCTACGGTATCACGGCAGTAATGGCACGTTTCTTTAGTGACAGCATTGGACTATTTGAACAGTGGTATATCCGGTTTAGTATTGCGCTTGTGTTGATGGTAGTTGTTTTTCATCGAAAGATTCGCTTTGCATATTTATTTCAAGTTAGTCGACGCGAGCATATTCTTGTGGCAGTACGCGGGTTACTCGGTTTTGTTGTTGCGGCAGGATTGTATGCACTTTCCACTCAGTATGCGTCGATTGCATCAGTAGCGGTAATGCAAGTCATTCCAACCACGGCGCTATTCGGGTGGTTAATACTACGCGAAACGATGACAACGCGTAAGTTCAGTCTTATCTTTCTTGCATTTGTCGGCGCACTATTGGTCGCATCACGATCAGGAGTGAGTCTCTCATTTGGGTATGGCGAACTGCTTTCGCTCGCGTCTGGAGCATTATTTTCTTTGACATTCGTTTTCCGTAAATTGCAGACGGGCGAGCTAAATAACCATGAACTTGCATTTGCCACGACAGCCTATGGCGTAATGGGTAATTATATTATGGCGGTTTTGATAACTCATAGTGTCCTACCAAGCAACTCCATTTCACCGATGCTATGGGTATTGCTTCTGGGGGCAGGGGTATTGAGTGTTGGGATGAGCCTACTTAGTAATTACGGATTTGAGCATGTCAAGGCGACGACTGCAAGTATTATCCTCGATATGGAGTTGGTTTTTGGGCTTATATTCGGCTATTTATTTTACCGGGAGTGGCTTACGCCGCAGCAGTTTGTGGGCACGATAATCATTCTCATCGCTACCATTACTATGACATATCTTGAGTCACGTAAGACCGTAGTTTGTCCCTCACCTGAATAA
- a CDS encoding NUDIX hydrolase, translating to MNEFSFPIILSQDQHEMGLAETNDGPIHFTRLAARAVLTNDKGQVAVMHFTKTGSYKLPGGGIDEGEEIIAALEREVLEETGYTITDIRPLGTVDENRYFCGMHQVSYCFTARVVDFVGTQLTEKEASEGMNLRWASSIDEAIAWIQSGNTVDEDGSASGLAMMKTRDIAILNAARTQQST from the coding sequence ATGAACGAATTTAGTTTTCCTATTATCCTTTCGCAAGACCAGCACGAAATGGGACTTGCCGAAACAAACGATGGGCCGATTCACTTTACGCGGCTCGCCGCTCGCGCTGTTCTCACGAATGACAAAGGCCAAGTGGCCGTGATGCACTTCACCAAAACCGGATCGTATAAACTACCGGGCGGTGGAATTGATGAAGGCGAAGAGATCATCGCTGCACTTGAGCGCGAAGTACTAGAAGAAACCGGTTATACGATAACTGACATTCGGCCGCTCGGCACGGTAGACGAAAACCGGTATTTTTGCGGTATGCACCAAGTGTCGTATTGCTTTACGGCACGGGTGGTCGACTTTGTGGGCACGCAGCTCACCGAAAAAGAAGCGAGTGAAGGCATGAACCTACGCTGGGCCAGCTCAATCGACGAGGCCATAGCCTGGATACAGAGTGGTAATACTGTCGACGAAGATGGCAGCGCCAGCGGCCTTGCCATGATGAAAACACGCGATATCGCAATACTCAATGCCGCCCGTACCCAGCAATCTACTTAG
- a CDS encoding MDR family MFS transporter: MSMQHFTTRDKIIVMIAVMSSLLLVALDQTIVATALGAIVKEFDSFSSLGFVVTAYMLTTTMTVPIAGKLSDMYGRRIMLLIGASVFTVGSLLAGFSPSMGWLIAWRALQGIGGGIITANAFTIIGDLFKPRERGKWQGMIGAVFGMSSVIGPLLGGWLTDGQHIFGAVTDWRWTFWINVPVGIVALYMIATHLPTIRSGSRHRPDYLGAAFISVALASIVLAVDNTEMVFANIINDILTVGVVKTVLWLTAVVFAALFIATERRAKEPILPLRFFKNRTYALMSSVILLFGAAFLGAILYLTQFNQQVFAATPSQSGLMLLPMVGGLMVASIAIGQIVSRTGRYKAFIVAGFVIATLSILSLVTLQPDSPYWHEAVSMVFIGIGMGMAMPILNLAVQNEFEQKDLGAATSSVQLFRGLGSTVGTAFMSGILTAGIISAVGHPDDLAYIQTLKKSPAASTFLQDDITADTLLQLNTQKQTIRDGAEQGFQKIPMPEVRAKASQQFIEQQDDFSRTIIDAFTSSLHRIFMVSAALMALGLILVSFVRERQLRGDVKATPAD; the protein is encoded by the coding sequence ATGTCGATGCAGCATTTCACAACCCGGGATAAAATAATCGTCATGATCGCTGTTATGAGCTCACTGTTGCTTGTAGCACTTGATCAGACGATCGTTGCAACAGCACTTGGTGCAATTGTTAAAGAGTTTGATAGTTTCTCGAGCCTTGGGTTTGTAGTTACCGCCTATATGTTGACGACCACTATGACCGTGCCGATCGCTGGTAAGTTATCTGATATGTACGGGCGTCGTATTATGCTTTTGATAGGCGCCTCAGTGTTTACGGTGGGCTCGCTGCTTGCTGGCTTCTCTCCCTCTATGGGATGGTTGATTGCCTGGCGTGCCTTGCAGGGAATTGGTGGTGGCATCATCACCGCCAATGCCTTTACCATTATCGGAGACTTGTTTAAGCCGCGAGAAAGAGGCAAGTGGCAGGGTATGATCGGTGCAGTCTTTGGTATGAGTAGTGTAATTGGGCCGCTTCTTGGTGGTTGGCTGACTGACGGTCAGCACATCTTCGGCGCAGTAACGGACTGGCGTTGGACTTTTTGGATAAACGTACCAGTAGGTATCGTTGCGCTCTATATGATTGCCACTCACCTGCCGACGATTCGCTCTGGCAGTAGGCATCGTCCCGATTATCTTGGCGCAGCTTTCATATCGGTCGCCCTAGCATCAATCGTTCTAGCGGTCGATAACACAGAGATGGTATTTGCAAATATTATCAATGACATACTAACTGTAGGGGTCGTAAAAACGGTACTCTGGTTAACCGCTGTCGTCTTCGCAGCTCTATTTATTGCCACTGAGCGGCGAGCAAAAGAACCAATATTACCGCTGCGATTTTTCAAGAATCGTACCTACGCCCTGATGAGCAGCGTCATTCTACTATTTGGAGCGGCGTTCCTTGGAGCCATACTATATTTGACCCAGTTTAATCAACAGGTTTTTGCTGCCACTCCATCGCAATCAGGACTTATGCTGCTCCCTATGGTGGGGGGTCTAATGGTGGCGTCAATCGCTATCGGCCAAATAGTTTCACGTACTGGTCGTTACAAAGCTTTCATTGTAGCTGGTTTTGTTATCGCAACGCTTAGTATTCTATCGCTTGTAACGCTTCAGCCCGACAGTCCCTATTGGCACGAGGCAGTGAGTATGGTGTTTATTGGGATTGGTATGGGTATGGCCATGCCGATATTAAATCTTGCTGTCCAAAATGAATTTGAACAAAAAGATTTAGGTGCCGCGACCTCGAGTGTCCAGTTGTTTCGTGGGCTCGGCTCGACAGTCGGTACGGCGTTTATGAGCGGCATTTTGACGGCCGGTATCATATCAGCAGTAGGTCATCCGGATGACCTGGCCTATATACAGACACTCAAAAAATCGCCTGCCGCATCAACGTTTTTGCAGGACGACATCACCGCTGATACACTCCTCCAGCTCAATACACAGAAGCAAACAATTCGTGATGGCGCAGAACAGGGATTCCAAAAAATTCCGATGCCCGAGGTTCGTGCAAAAGCTTCACAGCAATTTATTGAACAACAAGATGATTTCAGTCGAACCATTATCGATGCATTTACCTCATCTCTCCACCGAATCTTTATGGTTAGCGCTGCACTTATGGCACTTGGTCTCATCCTCGTTTCCTTTGTCCGTGAGCGCCAGCTACGTGGCGATGTAAAAGCTACACCAGCAGACTAA
- a CDS encoding CBS domain-containing protein: MQTFFIIILLIVTAFLILVAAALPRRSMLSSYELQRRKAAGNTSAGEELHREVLLEDVVALKRVMEAVTLVLVVVIGTMAFDLLFGVLFGTFIALSYGRISRIDQVHDIANRLYEQLEPRFLRFVEHNPNVGRMIRSVTDDTPPGVPSSREEIEHLVTSSVGILSEDEKKLIVTSLHFEDKKVEEVMTPRGVIESIKGSEIIGPLVLSELHKTGHSRFPVTDVDIDHVIGVLHIQDLLTLHSKDSKKASQLMDNHVFYINQDQTLKHALAAFIKTRRHLFIVVNGYRETAGILTLEDVIEALIGRKIVDEFDRHDDLRVVAERSAGSNNNPPHATNV; encoded by the coding sequence ATGCAGACGTTTTTTATCATCATATTGTTGATTGTAACCGCCTTCCTCATTTTAGTAGCGGCGGCATTACCTCGGCGCAGCATGCTTTCTTCATATGAACTTCAGCGGCGAAAAGCTGCAGGCAATACAAGTGCCGGCGAGGAGCTCCACAGAGAGGTATTACTTGAGGACGTAGTAGCGCTCAAGCGAGTAATGGAGGCGGTTACACTTGTTCTTGTCGTTGTTATCGGGACAATGGCATTCGACCTGTTATTCGGTGTGCTATTTGGCACATTCATTGCACTAAGCTACGGACGCATTAGTCGTATCGATCAGGTACACGATATCGCGAATCGTCTCTATGAGCAGCTTGAACCGCGATTCTTACGCTTCGTAGAGCATAATCCAAATGTCGGACGCATGATACGATCGGTCACTGATGATACCCCACCAGGTGTTCCAAGCTCGCGTGAGGAAATAGAGCATCTGGTGACTTCGTCAGTAGGTATACTGAGCGAAGATGAAAAGAAATTGATTGTGACAAGTCTCCACTTTGAAGACAAAAAGGTGGAGGAAGTGATGACGCCGCGCGGAGTGATTGAGAGCATAAAGGGGAGTGAAATCATTGGACCGCTCGTGCTGAGCGAACTTCACAAGACCGGACATAGTCGGTTCCCTGTTACCGATGTGGATATCGATCATGTCATCGGCGTTCTCCATATACAAGATCTACTAACACTCCATAGCAAGGACTCAAAGAAGGCCTCGCAGCTTATGGATAACCACGTATTTTATATCAACCAGGATCAGACTCTCAAGCATGCTCTCGCTGCGTTTATAAAAACACGTAGACATCTTTTCATCGTCGTGAATGGCTACCGCGAAACTGCTGGTATACTGACGCTCGAAGATGTGATTGAAGCATTGATCGGTCGCAAAATTGTCGACGAATTTGATCGGCATGATGACTTGCGGGTGGTCGCCGAACGTAGCGCGGGTTCAAACAATAACCCACCTCACGCCACGAACGTGTAG
- a CDS encoding HhH-GPD family protein, giving the protein MDVGLFRELVWAKGRELYRDMPWRDEPTFYHVLVSELMLQQTQVSRVLGKYNEFMDRFPTIADLASAPLADVLRVWQGLGYNRRAKYLHEASRVVMHHGQPASMKELLALPGVGAGTAGAIMNYVYQIPTAYIETNIRTVYFNHFFFDQQYVSDTELTAMVEQTMDGEHPREWFWALMDYGAELKQQRSARLDKSIHYKKQNALAGSVRQVRGQIIHQLTKDSQSKESLAIILHADKRFQIALDGLLKDGLIQYDSAGNIELTK; this is encoded by the coding sequence ATGGATGTAGGGTTATTTCGAGAGCTAGTGTGGGCAAAAGGCCGTGAGCTATATCGAGATATGCCTTGGCGTGATGAGCCCACATTTTACCACGTGCTTGTAAGTGAATTAATGTTGCAACAGACCCAGGTGTCGAGGGTACTCGGTAAGTACAATGAGTTCATGGATAGGTTTCCGACCATCGCCGATCTCGCGTCTGCCCCGCTTGCTGATGTACTGCGAGTCTGGCAAGGTCTTGGCTATAATCGTCGTGCAAAATATCTTCACGAGGCATCGCGGGTAGTGATGCATCATGGTCAGCCCGCTTCGATGAAAGAACTGCTTGCCTTGCCAGGTGTCGGTGCCGGTACTGCTGGGGCAATTATGAACTACGTTTATCAAATACCTACCGCCTACATTGAGACAAATATTCGCACTGTCTATTTCAATCACTTCTTTTTCGATCAGCAGTACGTATCTGATACGGAGCTCACCGCGATGGTTGAGCAGACAATGGACGGGGAACACCCACGTGAGTGGTTTTGGGCGCTCATGGACTATGGCGCCGAACTAAAACAGCAACGCTCGGCGCGGCTTGACAAGAGTATTCACTACAAAAAACAAAACGCCCTAGCGGGCAGCGTCCGGCAGGTACGCGGGCAAATAATTCATCAGCTTACAAAAGACAGCCAATCAAAAGAGAGCCTTGCCATAATACTCCATGCCGATAAACGATTTCAAATCGCGCTCGATGGCCTACTAAAAGACGGGCTGATCCAATACGATTCTGCTGGTAATATTGAATTGACCAAATAA
- a CDS encoding MBL fold metallo-hydrolase, with translation MEITKYAHACFVAIKDGQSVVVDPGELSSNFTVPKNPVAVVVTHIHGDHWSADHLTQMPNVPVFAPDDAANRLRELNLNVIVVAPGETKQVGNFKLTFTGGQHALIHPDTPMCRNVGVLINDGEVYYPGDSFASAGMPIETLAVPIAAPWMKTAEAMDYLTQVRPKRAFPTHDAVLSEAGKQFADNWMKQAAEKSGTIYERI, from the coding sequence ATGGAAATTACGAAATACGCCCATGCCTGTTTTGTCGCAATCAAAGATGGTCAATCGGTGGTTGTCGACCCGGGTGAGCTATCTAGCAACTTTACTGTTCCTAAAAACCCTGTCGCCGTGGTTGTCACGCATATTCATGGTGACCACTGGAGTGCTGATCACCTTACCCAGATGCCAAATGTACCGGTATTTGCTCCTGACGATGCGGCCAATCGGCTACGCGAACTCAACCTTAACGTGATAGTTGTTGCGCCAGGGGAAACAAAACAAGTAGGTAATTTCAAACTCACTTTCACTGGCGGCCAGCATGCGCTCATTCACCCTGACACACCTATGTGTCGCAACGTCGGCGTGCTGATAAATGACGGTGAAGTGTACTACCCTGGTGACTCATTTGCGTCGGCTGGTATGCCAATAGAAACACTTGCCGTTCCCATAGCAGCACCATGGATGAAAACTGCAGAAGCCATGGATTATCTTACACAAGTTCGACCGAAACGCGCCTTCCCCACACATGATGCCGTGCTGAGCGAAGCTGGTAAACAATTCGCCGACAACTGGATGAAGCAGGCTGCCGAAAAATCCGGAACAATATATGAACGAATTTAG
- the aspS gene encoding aspartate--tRNA ligase translates to MQRTLVQEAPHCIGKTLSVSGWVHARRDHGGLIFVDVRDHSGILQLVINPENTDAFAVAEELRDEFVIKAQGELKERTAELKNEKIPTGEVELYVATLTILNRSQALPIQPFAEAQAGEDLRLKYRYLDLRRPKMQENLKKRARYYKVIRDYMEARDFTEVTTPILANSSPEGARDFLVPSRVHEGKFYALPQAPQQFKQLLMVGGVPRYYQIATCFRDEDPRADRLYGDFYQLDLEMSFVEDGEEVRSTVEPLIKTLVTDFAGLSLKFGDDVPRIPYAEAMETYGSDKPDLRFDMKLVELTDVFVNTEFGVFRSAECVKAICVKNGASLSRSQIDSFTETAKGEGAGGLAYVRFGSDGTAEGAVCRKYGKAITAFSPIVKHMNQDELNAIVEKMDVEDGDAIFFGADKRSVVNTVLGKLRSEFAAHFNLKDPSIVALAWIVDFPFYELDAKTGKMDFGHNPFSMPKGGMDALEHTENKLDIVADQYDMVMNGYEICSGGVRNHNPDVLYKVFGLLDFSPEYVEEKFGAMLNAFKFGAPPHAGCAFGLDRIFMVLIGEDNIREVVAFPKNGSGVDVMMNSPSAVDSVQLKELGL, encoded by the coding sequence ATGCAACGAACACTCGTCCAAGAAGCCCCGCACTGTATTGGTAAAACTCTCTCAGTCTCCGGTTGGGTACATGCCCGTCGCGACCACGGTGGACTAATTTTTGTCGACGTTCGTGATCATAGCGGCATCTTACAATTAGTCATCAATCCTGAGAATACAGATGCTTTTGCTGTCGCCGAGGAGTTACGAGATGAGTTTGTCATCAAAGCCCAAGGTGAGTTGAAAGAACGCACGGCTGAACTAAAGAACGAAAAAATCCCGACTGGCGAGGTTGAGTTATACGTCGCGACACTTACTATATTGAATCGTTCTCAAGCCTTACCCATTCAGCCATTCGCTGAAGCCCAGGCTGGCGAAGACTTACGACTTAAATACCGTTACCTTGACCTACGTCGTCCGAAAATGCAGGAGAACCTAAAAAAACGCGCTCGCTACTACAAAGTCATTCGTGACTACATGGAAGCACGTGATTTTACTGAAGTTACCACGCCAATTCTTGCCAACAGCAGCCCCGAAGGCGCGCGCGACTTTTTGGTACCAAGTCGTGTGCACGAAGGCAAGTTCTATGCTTTGCCTCAGGCGCCACAGCAGTTCAAGCAGCTACTGATGGTTGGCGGTGTACCGCGCTACTATCAAATCGCTACGTGTTTCCGCGATGAAGACCCGCGGGCCGACAGGCTGTATGGCGACTTTTACCAGCTTGATCTTGAGATGAGTTTTGTCGAAGACGGCGAAGAAGTGCGCAGTACCGTCGAGCCACTCATCAAAACGCTTGTCACAGACTTCGCCGGATTGTCACTCAAGTTCGGTGATGATGTGCCGCGTATTCCGTATGCGGAAGCCATGGAAACCTATGGTAGTGACAAGCCAGACCTGCGTTTCGACATGAAATTAGTCGAGTTGACTGACGTATTTGTCAACACCGAATTTGGTGTGTTCCGTAGTGCCGAGTGTGTCAAAGCGATTTGTGTCAAAAACGGCGCGAGCCTTAGTCGCTCGCAGATCGATAGCTTCACGGAAACTGCCAAGGGCGAGGGCGCTGGCGGCCTAGCATACGTTCGCTTTGGGAGTGATGGGACCGCAGAAGGTGCCGTGTGTCGCAAATATGGCAAAGCAATTACTGCATTTTCGCCAATTGTGAAGCACATGAACCAGGATGAGCTTAACGCAATCGTCGAGAAAATGGACGTTGAAGACGGCGATGCAATTTTCTTCGGCGCCGACAAACGAAGCGTGGTGAATACCGTGCTCGGTAAACTGCGCAGTGAATTTGCGGCCCATTTCAACCTGAAAGACCCGAGCATCGTAGCACTTGCCTGGATAGTTGATTTTCCGTTCTACGAACTCGATGCCAAAACGGGCAAAATGGACTTTGGCCACAATCCATTTAGTATGCCAAAGGGCGGCATGGACGCACTCGAACACACCGAAAACAAGCTCGACATTGTGGCCGACCAGTACGACATGGTGATGAACGGCTACGAGATTTGTAGCGGTGGCGTGCGTAACCACAACCCAGACGTGCTGTACAAAGTTTTCGGCCTGCTTGATTTCTCACCCGAATATGTGGAAGAAAAGTTTGGCGCGATGTTAAACGCATTCAAATTTGGTGCACCGCCACACGCTGGCTGTGCCTTCGGCCTTGATCGTATCTTCATGGTATTGATTGGTGAAGATAATATCCGTGAAGTTGTCGCATTTCCAAAGAATGGGAGTGGCGTCGATGTCATGATGAATAGCCCCTCGGCCGTTGACTCAGTGCAGCTCAAAGAACTCGGTTTGTAG
- the trmB gene encoding tRNA (guanosine(46)-N7)-methyltransferase TrmB: MTERVDPRNYIITRKRKKYRFAKFCNARNCYEVAEWKKAPADVIEVGAGTGLFSAQIARRHPRARVIAIDVKGDRLQKGAYYALENNIPNVSFIRARADQIGDLLNAHSVRELWITFPDPFPKKRSEGRRLTHATFLKCYQRLLIPTGLLHLKHDNQEFFEWSKQQLVDNGWRIVTETNDLHASLSDDDAYTMTTYEQRWLGEGRKVHYLSARLVHGEVQ, from the coding sequence ATGACCGAGAGAGTTGATCCGAGGAACTACATTATAACCCGTAAGCGAAAGAAATATCGCTTTGCAAAATTTTGCAATGCACGCAACTGCTATGAGGTCGCTGAATGGAAAAAAGCACCAGCAGATGTTATTGAGGTGGGTGCAGGTACCGGACTGTTTAGTGCGCAAATTGCTCGTCGCCATCCTAGGGCAAGAGTAATTGCAATTGATGTCAAGGGTGATCGACTTCAAAAAGGCGCGTACTATGCACTCGAAAATAACATCCCAAACGTCAGTTTCATTCGTGCGAGAGCTGATCAAATCGGCGACCTACTGAATGCACACAGCGTGAGGGAGTTATGGATAACCTTCCCTGATCCATTTCCAAAAAAACGTAGTGAGGGGCGTCGACTTACGCACGCCACATTTCTGAAATGCTACCAACGGCTTCTCATCCCGACGGGCCTACTCCATCTTAAGCATGACAATCAAGAGTTTTTCGAATGGAGTAAGCAGCAGCTCGTTGACAATGGTTGGCGTATTGTTACTGAAACTAATGATCTTCATGCTTCATTGTCCGACGACGATGCTTATACTATGACAACCTACGAGCAGCGCTGGCTGGGAGAGGGAAGAAAGGTGCACTATCTCTCCGCTAGGTTGGTACACGGTGAGGTACAATAG
- a CDS encoding AbrB/MazE/SpoVT family DNA-binding domain-containing protein, with product MSYHKRIHLAGVVTVGPKGQVVIPSDVRESMAIVPGDKLIALYLEEKKSVAFVTEQQAQQYVIEMGEQFTEFKAKRGVKK from the coding sequence ATGTCATATCACAAACGTATCCATCTTGCAGGCGTAGTTACCGTTGGTCCCAAAGGACAGGTCGTTATTCCTTCTGATGTTCGAGAGAGCATGGCAATTGTGCCGGGCGATAAGTTGATCGCGCTCTACCTCGAAGAAAAGAAGTCGGTTGCATTTGTCACCGAGCAGCAAGCACAACAATATGTCATTGAGATGGGTGAACAGTTCACAGAATTCAAAGCAAAACGAGGAGTCAAAAAGTAG
- a CDS encoding DsbA family protein, producing MTTKSWIIFSVLCIAILGGLIWVSRGDRIDVTDIDPTVVQIASNKNGQIADHTYGNMNSKVVLIEYGDYQCPGCGSAAPVIKKVVDKYKDKIGFVFRNFPLYEKHPNAFAASATAEAAGLQGKYWEMHEKLYANQDAWSQLSGVDRTNYFASLADQIGLKGSDLTSRLDDASIKKKIDFDTALGKKAGITGTPSFYLNGKEVGNQDVKDGKLIPSDNDTTTPPVWSDETAFETLVLNPVLQQNGVSLP from the coding sequence ATGACGACAAAAAGCTGGATCATATTTTCTGTTCTGTGCATAGCAATCTTGGGGGGACTTATCTGGGTATCACGAGGCGACCGTATCGATGTCACTGATATCGATCCGACGGTAGTCCAAATTGCATCAAACAAAAATGGTCAAATCGCCGACCATACCTATGGAAATATGAATAGCAAAGTGGTGCTGATTGAGTATGGCGACTACCAGTGTCCGGGCTGCGGGTCAGCTGCACCTGTCATAAAAAAAGTCGTTGATAAATATAAAGACAAGATTGGATTTGTATTCCGGAACTTCCCCCTGTACGAAAAACACCCTAATGCCTTTGCTGCGTCAGCCACTGCCGAGGCGGCAGGACTCCAGGGAAAATATTGGGAAATGCACGAAAAGCTCTATGCAAACCAAGACGCTTGGAGTCAGCTTTCGGGGGTAGATCGTACTAATTATTTCGCATCCCTTGCTGATCAGATCGGCCTCAAAGGCAGTGATCTTACATCGCGTCTTGACGATGCTTCGATCAAGAAGAAGATCGACTTCGATACAGCACTTGGCAAAAAAGCGGGGATTACTGGCACCCCCTCGTTTTATCTCAATGGAAAAGAAGTTGGCAATCAGGATGTCAAAGATGGTAAGCTGATCCCTTCTGATAATGACACCACGACACCTCCGGTTTGGAGCGATGAAACCGCCTTTGAGACGCTCGTACTCAACCCCGTTCTCCAGCAAAATGGTGTCTCACTCCCGTAA
- a CDS encoding cation:proton antiporter — MDSTIFTQLSYVIAIVVIVSVIMRWLRQPLIMGYIITGVIVGPSFLHIVRNQNAFDSFSSIGITLLLFIIGLGLNTSVIRSVGRVSFITSMSILPILGLTVYGISSWLGFTPASSAVLAVALFFSSTIIVLKILSDKKEMSRLYGQITLGILLIEDVVATIAVVLLTMIANPSEMTLSSIGIILLKAVGLGVGLTVAGAFVMPRLSKFFAKTQELLFLFAIGWGLIVATAFDLAGFSHEVGALFAGVSIAGVPYAIEMAAKLKPLRDFFIVIFFVTLGESFTLESIMKNLVVAHLLALVVVVGKPLLVLTILGIQRYTKLTSFKAAVHLSQVSEFSIIFVTLAATKNVVDKDFVSLITLVAFITIGISSYLTKHADGLYRLLERPLRHFERASVSEPRKRQVLYPVILVGYHKGGHEFLKTFRDMRQRYLVVDYDPEIIDSLEEQGIRHAYGDATDEEFLDDINADHAQLIVSTMTDLMTNRALLLYIRRHNQKTSFICHANNYTEAAELYEHGASYVSLPHYIGSERVSSFIKRHGLDHNALASYRDKHLITIGRQAIGS; from the coding sequence GTGGACTCAACCATTTTTACCCAACTCAGCTACGTGATTGCTATCGTTGTGATAGTATCTGTTATCATGCGCTGGCTGAGACAGCCGTTGATTATGGGATACATCATCACCGGTGTCATAGTCGGGCCGAGTTTCCTTCATATCGTAAGAAACCAAAATGCTTTTGACTCGTTTAGTTCTATTGGCATTACGCTCCTGCTCTTTATTATTGGGCTCGGTCTCAACACTAGTGTCATCAGAAGCGTTGGTCGTGTCTCATTCATCACGAGCATGTCAATCCTGCCAATCCTTGGCCTAACGGTGTATGGTATCTCAAGCTGGCTGGGCTTTACGCCAGCTAGCAGCGCGGTGCTTGCTGTGGCTCTGTTCTTTAGCAGTACCATCATCGTCCTAAAGATCCTCTCGGATAAAAAAGAGATGTCTCGGTTGTACGGACAAATTACCCTTGGGATCCTCTTGATTGAAGATGTTGTCGCAACTATTGCAGTGGTATTGCTCACGATGATTGCAAATCCAAGTGAGATGACGCTTTCTAGTATTGGTATAATCTTGCTAAAAGCAGTTGGTCTCGGCGTGGGCCTCACCGTTGCTGGTGCTTTTGTCATGCCGCGCCTTAGTAAGTTTTTTGCAAAGACGCAGGAACTTCTGTTCCTTTTTGCTATTGGCTGGGGCCTTATCGTCGCAACGGCCTTCGATCTTGCGGGCTTTTCGCACGAAGTTGGCGCACTCTTTGCGGGTGTATCGATCGCTGGCGTCCCCTATGCAATCGAAATGGCGGCAAAGTTAAAACCACTCCGAGATTTCTTTATCGTGATATTTTTTGTCACCCTTGGTGAATCGTTCACCCTCGAGAGTATCATGAAAAACCTCGTCGTCGCCCACTTGCTCGCTCTCGTCGTGGTAGTAGGAAAACCACTTCTTGTGCTGACTATTCTTGGCATACAACGCTACACAAAACTGACAAGCTTCAAAGCAGCCGTCCACCTTTCACAGGTAAGTGAGTTCTCGATTATTTTTGTTACACTTGCTGCCACAAAAAATGTTGTTGATAAAGACTTTGTCTCTCTTATCACATTGGTCGCATTTATTACGATCGGCATCTCATCATACCTCACCAAGCATGCAGATGGTCTGTACAGATTACTCGAAAGACCCCTGAGACACTTCGAGCGAGCGAGCGTTAGCGAGCCGCGGAAACGTCAAGTACTCTATCCTGTTATTCTTGTGGGGTACCATAAAGGTGGACATGAATTTCTCAAGACATTTCGCGACATGCGTCAACGATATTTGGTCGTCGACTATGACCCAGAAATAATCGACAGTTTAGAGGAACAAGGCATCCGGCATGCCTATGGAGATGCGACGGACGAAGAGTTTTTGGATGATATTAATGCCGACCATGCACAACTCATTGTAAGCACCATGACCGACCTCATGACGAATCGGGCGTTGTTGCTCTATATCAGGAGACATAACCAAAAGACAAGCTTTATCTGCCACGCGAACAACTACACAGAAGCTGCTGAGCTCTACGAACATGGAGCAAGCTACGTCAGTCTTCCCCACTACATTGGCTCAGAACGTGTCAGCAGCTTTATTAAACGACATGGACTCGACCACAATGCGCTTGCCAGCTACCGTGATAAGCACTTGATTACGATTGGCCGTCAAGCTATTGGATCGTAA